A genomic segment from Gorilla gorilla gorilla isolate KB3781 chromosome 3, NHGRI_mGorGor1-v2.1_pri, whole genome shotgun sequence encodes:
- the SEPTIN11 gene encoding septin-11 isoform X13 encodes MKKLDSKVNIIPIIAKADTIAKNELHKFKSKIMSELVSNGVQIYQFPTDEETVAEINATMSVHLPFAVVGSTEEVKIGNKMAKARQYPWGVVQVENENHCDFVKLREMLIRVNMEDLREQTHTRHYELYRRCKLEEMGFKDTDPDSKPFSLQETYEAKRNEFLGELQKKEEEMRQMFVMRVKEKEAELKEAEKELHEKFDLLKRTHQEEKKKVEDKKKELEEEVNNFQKKKAAAQLLQSQAQQSGAQQTKKDKDKKKVRISPCYSGWSQTPELK; translated from the exons ATGAAAAAGCTGGACAGTAAG GTGAACATCATTCCAATAATTGCAAAAGCTGACACCATTGCCAAGAATGAACTGCACAAATTCAAGAGTAAGATCATGAGTGAACTGGTCAGCAATGGGGTCCAGATATATCAGTTTCCCACTGATGAAGAAACAGTGGCAGAGATTAACGCAACAATGAGT GTCCATCTCCCGTTTGCAGTGGTTGGCAGCACCGAAGAGGTGAAGATTGGCAACAAGATGGCAAAGGCCAGGCAGTACCCCTGGGGTGTGGTGCAGG TTGAGAATGAAAATCATTGCGATTTTGTGAAACTTCGAGAGATGCTGATCCGGGTGAACATGGAGGACTTGCGAGAGCAGACTCACACCCGCCACTATGAATTGTACCGACGCTGTAAGCTTGAAGAGATGGGGTTCAAGGACACTGACCCTGACAGCAAACCCTTCAG TCTTCAGGAGACATATGAagcaaaaaggaatgaattcctGGGAGAActgcagaagaaagaagaagaaatgagacaAATGTTTGTTAtgagagtgaaggagaaagaagctGAACTtaaggaggcagagaaagag ctTCACGAGAAGTTTGACCTTCTAAAGCGGACACaccaagaagaaaagaagaaagtggaaGACAAGAAGAAGGAGCTTGAGGAGGAGGTGAACAACTTCCAGAAGAAGAAAGCAGCGGCTCAGTTACTACAGTCCCAGGCCCAGCAATCTGGGGCCCAGCAAACCAAGAAAGACAAGGATAAGAAAAA